GTAGGTTAAAGAGGGATCGAGGCCGACGACGACGTATTCTATTTCTTTCCACCCACCGTTTCTGGCTTTTTCAACCTCGATAACTCCCCAGCCGAGGCGCTCCATCTCCCTCAGCAGGCCTTCCCCACCGATGACGAAGACCCTTCCAGGCCTGAAGTGTTTCTCCATGTAGAGCCTGGCCGCGAGTCCGGAGGTCACGATCCTGTCCTCGGGGACATCAATTCCCATCGAGAGGAGCTTCTCGCGGTACATCGAGGGGTCCCTGGTGGAGTTGTTGGTGAGAAATATGAAGGGAATCCCCCTCCTCTTCAGGAAATCTATCAGCTCTTTCGCCCCTTCAACGGGTCTGTTCCCGCGGTAGATCACACCGTCCATGTCAAAGATAAGTCCGATCATCTTCAGCACCGGGAGATGGAAGGGACTCGGGTTTTAAAAGCTCACCGGCAATGGAGCTCTGACTTCCTCGGCTCTAAACTCCCATAAGGGGTTTTCACTTCCGCTTTTCAGCACGGTGTCTGTCTCCCCTTTCCCTCATTCTCCCCTCTGTATCTTCGCGTGCCCGCCGACGAGGCTTTTTCTCAGCTCAAGGTTCCTTATCTCGCACTTTTCATCAATAATGGAGCGCCATATCGTCGAGTCCCGTATCACCGTCTTTCTGAAGATTACGGAGTCACTGACGTCGGAGTTCTCGATGACGCACTCCTCACCGATGTACGCGTAGGGCCCGATTATTGAGCGTCCGAGGATTTTAGTGCCCTTCTTTATAACCACCGGCGGGATTATCTTGGAGTACGGGCTTATCTGGATCTCCTCGATGTGGCTCTCCTTGAGGAGGGTCTTCAGGGCTTCGAGATAGCTGTCCGCACTTCCTATGTCGTACCAGTAGTCGGAGAAACGGTAGGCCTTTATGGGCTCCCCCTTCTCCAGAAGCCACTGGAGGAAATAGCCCGGCGAGTCCCTGTTGCCATTGGAGAGGTACTCCTCTATGCGCCCCATGACCCTCTCCGGGAACACGTAAACCCCTGTGCTTATGAGCGTGGACTGGGGCCGGGCTGGCTTCTCCTGGAAGGAAACAACCCTGTCCCCCTCAAGAATGACCACGCCGTAGCGCTTTGCCAGCTCAAGATCGCCTACATCGTAGACCGCTATTAATGTTTTGCCATCGTAAGCCCTCAGAAAGTCCGAGAGCGAGAAGGAGAAGAGGTTGTCGCCCGCTATGACGAGGTAATCATCCAGGCCAAGCCCGTCAACTGCTCTCTTCATCGCCCCCATC
This is a stretch of genomic DNA from Thermococcus zilligii AN1. It encodes these proteins:
- a CDS encoding sugar phosphate nucleotidyltransferase, with translation MKVLIMAGGYATRLWPITKDNPKALLPVGERTILDYIMEKVNELGLEAYISTNRFFEAHFRPYAEKYGIGLIVEDTLHEEEKLGTMGAMKRAVDGLGLDDYLVIAGDNLFSFSLSDFLRAYDGKTLIAVYDVGDLELAKRYGVVILEGDRVVSFQEKPARPQSTLISTGVYVFPERVMGRIEEYLSNGNRDSPGYFLQWLLEKGEPIKAYRFSDYWYDIGSADSYLEALKTLLKESHIEEIQISPYSKIIPPVVIKKGTKILGRSIIGPYAYIGEECVIENSDVSDSVIFRKTVIRDSTIWRSIIDEKCEIRNLELRKSLVGGHAKIQRGE